The following are encoded together in the Tribolium castaneum strain GA2 chromosome 3, icTriCast1.1, whole genome shotgun sequence genome:
- the LOC662210 gene encoding polyketide synthase PksN, with translation MVQEDDRFVIHGPPPLQPLPRLSLGKLVYDSLLANIKKGDAFVDAASGETISYLDLLKKSCFLAESLLKSGYGRDTIVSISSENNVQFYIPVIACLYIGAVVAPINHNYTEYETTHSLNICKPRIVFCSKAVAQKFVQLKNRLGFTEKIVIIDDDFCDIYGTETLAHFIETGLRGFAPLCRFPGVDFDPDKQIAFIMCSSGTTGLPKGVMQTHTNLMVRYMHTIDPRYVQKADTFLGILPFFHGFGLVTNFFALVQGEKIVVIKRFEEKLFLKAVQDYKIPSLWLAPPLVVLLAKSPLVDQYDLSCIREVTSGAAPLSKETEELVMKRLKIKGIRQGYGLTEATLGVIMMSVGDIKHGSSGKVATYMKCKIRDPETGKSLGPGKVGELCFKGPMVMPGYYNNEEATRNSFTSDGWLLTGDLGYYDQDEYFYIVDRLKELIKYKGFQVAPAELEAVILSHPKVQDVGVVGLPDESSGELPVAFVVKKPGANLTEKEIIDFVAGKVSSQKRLRGGVIFVPAIPKNPSGKILRRELRKMLSEFKSKLHYLQILFPHLHLSQLVTMLEDDKYVISGPPPLQPLLKISLGKLVYDSLLANFHKGEALVDVSTGESISYREIFQKSCSLAETLRRLGYGQNTVVAISSENNLQFYIPIISCFFIGAIVAPINQNYTESETIHSLKICEPKIIFCSKAVSHKYIQIKRKFKFSETIVIIDDQIGVKGAETLDNFTKKINSVGFKLIEFDPESQVAFIMCSSGTTGLPKGVMITHTNVMVRYMHTIDPRYVTKSDNFLALLPQFHCYGLLSNFFALVEGQRLILMKKFDEEIFLQTIQNYQISSLFLVSPLIVLLAKSPLVGKYDLSCVKDIVGGAAPLSKETEEAVIKRLKIPSIRQGYGLTEATLCVLMMNVGDSKPGSCGKVVSYVTCKVRDPKTGKSLGSGKVGELCFKGPLLMPGYYKNEEATRNSFTSDGWLLTGDLGYYDRDEYFYIVDRLKELVKYKGFQVAPAELEAVILSHPKVQDVGVVGLPDESSGELPVAFVVKKPGAKLTEQEIINFAAGKVSSQKRLRGGVIFVPSIPKNPSGKILRRELRNTLINRRPKL, from the exons ATGGTACAAGAAGACGACCGATTCGTGATCCATGGCCCACCACCCCTCCAACCCTTGCCACGACTCTCCCTCGGGAAACTGGTGTACGACAGCCTGCtcgcaaacataaaaaaaggCGACGCTTTC GTGGATGCGGCCAGTGGCGAAACCATTTCGTATCTCgatcttttgaaaaaatcgtgtTTTTTGGCAGAGAGCCTCCTAAAAAGTGGATACGGCCGCGATACGATCGTCTCAATCAGCAGCGAGAATAACGTCCAGTTTTACATCCCGGTCATTGCGTGTCTTTACATCGGGGCTGTGGTGGCCCCCATCAACCACAACTACACCGAATACGAGACCACGCACTCTCTGAATATTTGCAAACCTCGAATTGTTTTTTGCTCGAAAGCGGTGGCGCAAAAATTCGTCCAACTTAAAAATCGGTTAGGTTTCaccgaaaaaattgtaataattgacGATGATTTCTGCGATATCTACGGGACCGAGACTTTGGCCCACTTCATCGAAACGGGGTTGAGGGGCTTCGCCCCTCTGTGCCGTTTCCCGGGGGTTGATTTCGATCCAGACAAACAAATCGCCTTCATTATGTGTTCGTCTGGAACCACGGGCCTTCCGAAAGGCGTCATGCAAACGCACACCAACCTAATGGTCCGATACATGCACACAAT AGACCCAAGATATGTGCAAAAGGCGGACACTTTCCTCGGAATTTTGCCGTTTTTCCACGGCTTTGGTCTCGTGACGAATTTTTTCGCCCTAGTCCAGGGCGAAAAAATCGTCGTTATTAAACGGTTCGAAGAGAAATTGTTCCTGAAGGCCGTCCAAGACTACAAAATCCCGAGTTTGTGGCTTGCGCCCCCTTTGGTCGTCTTACTAGCCAAGAGCCCCCTTGTCGACCAGTACGACCTGTCTTGCATTAGGGAAGTGACAAGTGGGGCGGCCCCCCTTAGCAAGGAAACCGAAGAACTGGTCATGAAACG ATTGAAGATAAAGGGGATACGACAGGGTTATGGCCTTACTGAGGCCACTCTGGGCGTTATCATGATGAGTGTCGGGGACATCAAGCACGGATCTTCCGGAAAAGTCGCCACGTACATGAAATGCAAAATCCGGGACCCGGAAACCGGAAAATCGCTCGGGCCCGGAAAAGTAGGCGAGTTATGTTTCAAAGGACCCATGGTGATGCCTGGCTATTACAACAACGAGGAGGCTACCAGGAATTCGTTTACCAGCGATGGGTGGCTTCTGACCGGAGATTTGGGTTATTATGACCAAGACGAGTATTTTTATATCGTCGATCGGTTGAAAGAATTGATCAAGTACAAGGGTTTTCAG gtGGCGCCAGCTGAACTCGAAGCTGTGATTTTGAGTCATCCGAAGGTGCAAGATGTGGGCGTTGTGGGACTCCCTGATGAAAGTTCCGGGGAATTACCGGTGGCTTTCGTCGTCAAAAAGCCGGGGGCGAATTTGACTGAGAAGGAAATCATCGATTTTGTTGCCg GAAAAGTCTCATCGCAGAAGCGCCTTCGAGGAGGAGTTATTTTCGTGCCTGCGATCCCCAAGAACCCCTCCGGCAAGATATTGCGCCGCGAACTGAGAAAAATGCTGTCTGAATTCAaatcaaaattg cattatttgcaaattttatttccacACCTCCACCTAAGCCAGTTAGTGACAATGCTCGAAGACGACAAATACGTAATTAGTGGTCCACCACCACTCCAGCCCTTGTTGAAAATCTCCCTCGGAAAGCTGGTGTACGACAGCCTTTTGGCCAATTTTCACAAAGGCGAGGCCTTg GTCGATGTTTCAACAGGCGAGTCAATTTCATACAgggaaattttccaaaaatcgtGTTCCTTGGCCGAAACTCTCCGCAGGCTTGGTTATGGCCAAAACACAGTAGTGGCAATCAgtagcgaaaataatttacagTTTTATATTCCAattatttcgtgttttttcATTGGCGCCATTGTGGCCCCGATTAACCAAAACTATACCGAAAGTGAAACAATTCATTCGTTGAAAATTTGtgaaccaaaaataattttttgctcgaAAGCCGTTTCGCACAAATATATTCAGATCAAACGCAAGTTCAAGTTCAGCGAGACGATTGTCATAATCGACGACCAAATTGGTGTAAAAGGGGCCGAAACTTTggataattttaccaaaaaaattaattcggtTGGGTTCAAATTAATCGAGTTTGATCCCGAGAGCCAAGTTGCGTTCATTATGTGCTCTTCTGGAACCACGGGACTCCCCAAAGGCGTGATGATCACGCATACCAACGTTATGGTCCGCTACATGCACACCAT TGATCCACGCTATGTCACTAAAAGTGACAATTTCCTCGCCCTTTTGCCCCAGTTTCACTGTTACGGCTTGCTATCGAATTTCTTCGCCCTTGTCGAAGGCCAAAGAttaattttgatgaaaaaattcgACGAAGAAATTTTTCTCCAAACAATCCAAAATTACCAAATCTCTTCGTTGTTTCTCGTCTCGCCGCTCATTGTCCTCCTGGCCAAAAGCCCCCTGGTTGGCAAATACGACCTGTCTTGCGTCAAAGACATAGTCGGGGGCGCCGCCCCCCTTAGCAAAGAAACGGAAGAAGCGGTTATCAAACGGTTAAAAATCCCGTCAATCAGGCAGGGTTACGGTTTAACCGAAGCCACGCTTTGTGTCCTGATGATGAACGTTGGGGATTCGAAACCGGGCTCGTGTGGCAAAGTCGTTTCGTACGTGACTTGCAAGGTCCGGGACCCGAAAACCGGAAAATCGCTGGGGTCCGGAAAAGTCGGAGAGTTGTGTTTCAAAGGGCCTTTGCTAATGCCTGGCTACTACAAGAATGAGGAAGCGACCAGGAATTCGTTTACCAGCGATGGGTGGCTTTTGACGGGAGATTTGGGTTATTATGACCGAGACGAGTATTTCTATATCGTCGATCGATTGAAAGAATTGGTCAAGTACAAGGGTTTTCAG GTGGCGCCAGCTGAACTCGAAGCTGTGATTTTGAGTCATCCGAAGGTGCAAGATGTGGGCGTTGTGGGACTCCCTGATGAAAGTTCCGGGGAATTACCGGTGGCTTTTGTCGTCAAAAAGCCGGGGGCGAAATTGACTGAGCAGGAGATTATTAATTTTGCTGCAG
- the Su(var)2-10 gene encoding E3 SUMO-protein ligase PIAS2 → MSENIDELRNMLITFRVSELQMLLGFAGRNKSGRKTELQQRALELLRVRSHPIHQKIRDLYKSIQQQGGSLSNVPTPSLSPGSKDHNMPQPQGTVPRTTATVHPYNIDSRQLSTRQPSLYNQSVYNPYPQYTQQKSQQGSIAANNFPIHPDVKFRRLPFFDIISDLLKPSTLMPQSNQRMQEATFYFHLTPQQATDIASSRDIRPGVKCDYVKQVQLRFCLLETTCEQDDFFPPNVIVKVNNKPCPLPNPIPTNKPGVEPKRPPRPVNITPMVKLSPIVANMITVSWAPDYGRGYAISVALVQKLTSSDLLQRLKAKGPKHSDYTRGLIKEKLKEDADSEITTTCLRVSLICPLGKMRMTTPCRAITCNHLQCFDSSLFLQMNERKPTWTCPVCDKPALYDNLTIDGYFQEVLASPNLPPDLNEIQLHKDGSWSTQVSDKKVTKSEHVPIDDSIEIIGDDIELVTSGTTATSSTDKSKDDKSKDKIVDLTCSDSDDDEPLAKRRVVNPKPDSTIKFSDTTSISSSSNQSRVTTTPGPSSVSSSGYPASPSIITLDSPSPPRSPNQANQQPASCMLANQNGTGNEAASLFTPGSMPFLDLENEASANMNYTTGY, encoded by the exons ATGTCAGAAAACATAGATGAGTTGCGG AATATGCTAATTACGTTTCGGGTGTCCGAACTGCAGATGCTATTGGGTTTTGCTGGACGGAATAAGTCAGGAAGAAAAACCGAGCTTCAACAGAGGGCTTTAGAGCTCCTTAGAGTGCGATCGCATCCGATTCATCAGAAAATCAGAGACTTGTACAAAAGTATTCAACA GCAAGGGGGTTCCTTGAGCAACGTACCAACGCCGTCATTATCACCAGGAAGCAAAGACCACAATATGCCGCAGCCCCAAGGGACGGTGCCGAGAACCACCGCCACAGTGCACCCCTACAACATCGACAGTCGGCAATTATCC acCCGCCAGCCGTCGCTGTACAACCAAAGCGTCTACAACCCTTATCCCCAATACACCCAACAGAAATCCCAACAAGGTTCAATTGCAGCCAACAATTTCCCCATCCATCCTGATGTGAAATTCCGTCGTCTCCCCTTCTTCGACATCATCTCCGATCTGCTTAAACCCTCAACACTTATGCCACAAAGCAACCAACGCATGCAAGAGGCCACTTTCTATTTCCATCTCACCCCACAACAAGCCACAGACATCGCAAGCTCACGCGACATTCGACCAGGCGTCAAATGCGATTATGTCAAACAAGTACAATTGAGATTCTGTCTGTTGGAAACAACATGTGAACAAGATGATTTTTTCCCGCCGAATGTCATCGTCAAAGTTAACAATAAACCATGTCCTCTACCAAACCCAATACCAACAAATAAGCCGGGGGTTGAACCGAAACGACCACCAAGACCGGTTAACATAACGCCAATGGTTAAGTTAAGCCCCATCGTGGCCAACATGATTACGGTGTCATGGGCGCCGGATTACGGACGAGGGTATGCCATTTCAGTGGCGTTGGTACAAAAATTAACTTCGTCCGATTTGTTGCAACGGTTGAAGGCCAAAGGACCCAAACATTCCGATTATACGCGTGGATTAA ttaaagaaaaattgaagGAAGATGCGGATTCTGAGATCACGACGACTTGTCTCAGAGTCTCTTTGATCTGTCCTTTGGGCAAAATGCGCATGACGACACCGTGTCGTGCCATCACGTGCAATCATTTGCAGTGTTTTGATTCGTCGTTGTTCCTACAAATGAATGAGAGGAAGCCGACTTGGACCTGTCCAGTGTGTGATAAACCGGCCCTCTACGATAATCTAACCATTGATGG ttatttCCAGGAAGTGTTAGCTTCGCCTAACCTCCCACCTGACTTGAACGAGATTCAGTTACACAAAGACGGCTCTTGGAGCACCCAAGTGTCCGATAAAAAAGTGACAAAAAGTGAACACGTGCCGATCGATGACTCGATTGAAATAATCGGCGATGACATTG AATTAGTCACGTCAGGCACAACTGCAACTTCCTCAACTGATAAGTCAAAAGACGATAAATCGAAGGATAAAATCGTCGATTTGACGTGTTCCGACTCTGATGATGACGAGCCGTTGGCGAAACGTCGCGTCGTTAACCCGAAGCCTGACTCGACCATCAAATTCTCAG ATACGACCAGTATTTCGTCAAGTAGCAACCAATCGCGTGTGACTACGACTCCAGGTCCGTCGAGTGTTTCTAGTTCCGGATATCCGGCGAGTCCGTCAATTATTACGTTGGATAGTCCGTCCCCGCCCCGTTCGCCGAATCAGGCCAATCAGCAGCCGGCTTCTTGTATGTTGGCCAATCAGAACGGGACTGGGAATGAAGCTGCGTCGCTGTTCACGCCCGGTTCGATGCCGTTTTTGGATTTGGAGAACGAAGCGAGTGCTAATATGAATTATACAACCGGGTATTAA
- the Grip75 gene encoding gamma-tubulin complex component 4: MIHEILINLLHNSDDSLGKLDELQEFLHPGEKQLLHHIMEISSNHNWIVSFCKKIQNCSVDQHGLYIKAFVNGVLDVLGDYKSEIVRLEDQFLQNPELQLIFISSCLEKYQVLFNVIMSIIQVVEKDRLHGCLLMGRLHKYIYCGVEPITQAAKKITHCFNSIFYRHLCNWIIYGDLVDLYKEFFISDGECWDEDFLYPEQNEESTLTRVKHRIKRPPPVRKFTIVWSMVPMFITEDTAESILFMGRIVWIVKNHQKTNTDNYQNLHKPDVWDGKDIEYYKKIQALETQIFDQMEFQRVIEECRIKLTKYLWSVMVDEGDLKEHLQLIRDYYALGRGELFHQFIEAAENQTTSYNLNVIFLETARKIYGENDKTYLRFELAKLEKTSVNPWSKLQLNFEISWPLHIIFNPKSMELYNQLFCYLLRLSRTQIHLHKLWQAHMSGKQNIDRRVWTLRQHLIFLVNNLQYYLQVDVIEAQFSLLLKAIENANEFEEIIKVHHEFISNLLAKTFILTPDKSHTYQNKHRLHQTPAVQFNVPSEVYNVIIQLLELCDNFCVIASTWQPQLTEPEVTEFEQFQKRTDTIVDSLLFILYKLHERADGQHLVQLLHQLDFNRFFTRNKPEFNLTQRT, encoded by the exons ATGATTCACGAGATACTGATTAACTTGTTGCACAATTCGGACGATTCG TTGGGCAAACTTGACGAACTCCAGGAGTTCCTGCACCCGGGGGAGAAGCAACTCCTCCACCACATCATGGAAATATCCTCAAACCACAACTGGATCGTctcattttgcaaaaaaatccaGAACTGTAGTGTTGACCAACACGGTCTCTACATCAAGGCTTTTGTGAACGGTGTGCTTGATGTTTTGGGGGATTACAAGAGCGAAATTGTCAGACTGGAAGATCAGTTCTTGCAAAACCCCGAGCTCCAGTTAATTTTCATTTCAAGTTGCTTGGAAAAGTACCAAGTATTGTTCAATGTGATTATGTCGATTATTCAAGTCGTGGAGAAGGACAGGCTCCATGGGTGCCTCCTTATGGGGCGGCTCCACAAATACATCTACTGTGGCGTGGAACCTATAACCCAAGCTGCGAAAAA GATAACTCACTGCTTCAACAGCATTTTTTACCGCCACTTGTGCAACTGGATCATTTACGGCGACTTGGTCGACCTTTATAAAGAGTTTTTCATCAGCGATGGCGAATGCTGGGACGAGGATTTCCTCTACCCTGAGCAAAACGAAGAAAGCACACTGACACGAGTT aaaCACCGAATCAAGCGCCCACCACCTGTCCGCAAATTCACAATAGTCTGGTCTATGGTTCCGATGTTTATCACTGAAGATACGGCCGAAAGCATACTTTTCATGGGCCGAATCGTATGGATCGTCAAAAACCACCAGAAAACCAACACAGATAATTACCAAAACCTACACAAGCCTGACGTTTGGGACGGCAAAGATATAGagtattacaagaaaattcaaGCGCTCGAGACGCAAATTTTCGACCAGATGGAGTTCCAGAGAGTTATAGAGGAGTGCAGAATCAAGTTAACCAAA TACTTGTGGTCCGTTATGGTGGACGAGGGCGACCTAAAGGAACACTTGCAACTTATACGAGATTACTATGCGCTGGGGCGAGGCGAACTTTTCCACCAATTCATCGAAGCGGCGGAAAATCAAACCACTTCGTACAACCTCAACGTGATTTTCCTGGAAACTGCGCGGAAAATCTACGGAGAGAACGACAAGACGTACCTCAGATTCGAATTAGCTAAACTGGAAAAGACAA GCGTGAACCCGTGGTCGAAATTACAACTCAATTTCGAAATTAGTTGGCCCCTTCATATCATCTTCAACCCAAAATCGATGGAACTGTACAATCAATTATTCTGCTACTTGTTAAGGCTGAGCAGAACTCAGATCCACTTACACAAGTTGTGGCAAGCGCACATGTCCGGGAAACAAAACAT tGACCGGCGAGTGTGGACTTTACGCCAGCATTTAATTTTCCTAGTCAATAATCTACAATATTACCTCCAAGTGGACGTGATCGAGGCGCAATTTTCGCTACTTTTGAAAGCGATCGAAAACGCCAACGAATTCGAGGAGATCATCAAAGTCCATCACGAGTTCATCAGCAATTTACTCGCGAAAACTTTCATCCTGACCCCTGATAAA AGCCACACTTATCAAAACAAACACCGGTTACACCAAACTCCCGCCGTTCAGTTTAACGTCCCGAGTGAA GTTTACAACGTGATAATCCAGCTGCTGGAGCTGTGTGACAATTTCTGCGTCATTGCGTCGACATGGCAACCGCAGTTAACCGAACCGGAAGTAACCGAGTTTGAACAGTTCCAGAAACGCACCGATACCATCGTCGATTCGCTTTTGTTTATTCTGTACAAGTTACATGAACGAGCCGATGGCCAACACTTGGTCCAGTTGTTGCACCAGCTCGACTTTAATCGCTTTTTCACTCGAAACAAACCCGAGTTTAACCTAACGCAAagaacgtaa
- the Use1 gene encoding vesicle transport protein USE1, producing MGLSRQEVNLRRLLAKCELMCKSKQKDDDRMPKYVESLEDMYQEVKKMSDPNYEFLLTYQRRIAAIKADLGITTSKYPPENDTELLRESLLGVRHRKGPETSDLDQVLNFHENMQQKITDDMLILTKNLKEQSELANKIIKKDTEVVSRSAQLTDQNYSKLSAESNKLAEHSKRAWKCWMWIMLLVVVVVFINMVLFMKVMKKK from the exons ATGGGGCTGTCGCGTCAGGAGGTGAACTTGCGGCGCCTCCTGGCCAAGTGCGAGCTCATGTGCAAGAGCAAGCAAAAAGACGACGACCGCATGCCTAAATACGTCGAAAGTCTTGAAGACATGTACCaagaagtgaaaaaaatgtcaGA TCCCAACTATGAGTTCCTGCTGACGTACCAGCGCCGTATCGCAGCCATTAAGGCCGACTTGGGGATCACTACAAGTAAATACCCCCCTGAAAACGACACCGAATTGCTCCGGGAGAGCCTCCTAG GCGTGAGGCACCGCAAAGGCCCCGAAACGAGCGACTTAGACCAAGTTTTGAATTTCCACGAAAACATGCAACAGAAAATCACCGACGATATGCTCATCTTGACCAAAAACTTGAAAGAACAGTCGGAACTAGccaataaaattatcaaaaaagacACCGAAGTTGTGTCGCGATCGGCGCAACTAACCGACCAAAACTATTCCAAACTGAGCGCGGAATCGAACAAATTGGCCGAGCACTCGAAACGGGCCTGGAAATGCTGGATGTGGATCATGTTACTTGTGGTTGTGGTTGTTTTTATTA ATATGGTGTTATTTATGAAAgtgatgaagaaaaaataa